A window from Pseudomonadota bacterium encodes these proteins:
- a CDS encoding FAD-binding oxidoreductase, which produces MTGESSLWRHTVGSPSPVPSLSSDIAADVVVVGGGFTGCSAALHLADAGANVCVLEARTVGYGGSGRNVGLVNAGLWLPPDSVEEQLGKEIGSRLNNALAGAPAEVFALIERFGISCEATRHGTLHCAHSRRGLADLQRRHEQQRARQAPVDLLDADETASRTGTTRFHGALLDRRAGTIQPLGYVKGLARAATAAGARLFEGSPVTHVHHDGANWIAQTAGGRVTAKHLIQATNAYDTRNGQPATYTPVHYFQCATAPLGGEQGRHVLPGGEGCWDTDTVMSSFRRDTAGRLIIGAVGNLDSFGGEVHKDWARRKLRELYPELSHMDFEHAWYGRIAMTADHLPRVSRLGPNAVGIYGYSGRGIGPGTVFGKAAATWVSSGDESAFPLPIKDLHHERFSTVKALYYESGATLVHLAKARAAGRASTPTGDR; this is translated from the coding sequence ATGACGGGAGAATCAAGTCTCTGGCGGCACACCGTCGGATCGCCTTCTCCTGTGCCCAGCCTATCAAGCGACATCGCCGCCGATGTCGTCGTAGTTGGAGGCGGTTTCACTGGCTGTTCGGCGGCCCTTCATCTGGCTGACGCGGGCGCCAACGTATGTGTCCTTGAAGCGCGGACCGTCGGCTACGGCGGGTCCGGACGGAATGTTGGTTTGGTCAACGCGGGGCTTTGGCTGCCGCCTGACTCCGTTGAAGAGCAACTTGGCAAGGAAATCGGCTCACGTCTAAACAACGCACTCGCCGGCGCCCCGGCGGAGGTGTTCGCCCTGATAGAGCGCTTCGGCATCAGCTGCGAAGCGACGCGTCACGGCACCCTTCACTGCGCCCACAGCAGGCGCGGCCTGGCGGATCTGCAACGGCGCCATGAGCAGCAGCGCGCCCGCCAGGCGCCCGTCGACCTGCTTGACGCCGACGAGACGGCGAGCCGGACGGGAACCACACGGTTTCATGGGGCGCTGTTGGATCGCCGCGCCGGCACGATCCAACCGCTCGGTTATGTCAAAGGCTTGGCCCGTGCGGCAACGGCCGCGGGCGCGCGCCTGTTCGAAGGTTCACCCGTGACACACGTCCATCACGATGGGGCCAATTGGATTGCGCAGACAGCTGGCGGCCGGGTCACGGCAAAGCATCTCATTCAAGCGACCAACGCCTACGACACCCGGAACGGCCAGCCCGCGACCTATACACCCGTCCACTACTTTCAGTGCGCAACCGCGCCGCTTGGCGGCGAGCAAGGCCGACATGTTTTGCCGGGCGGCGAAGGTTGCTGGGACACCGACACCGTCATGTCGTCCTTCCGCCGGGATACCGCGGGACGCCTCATCATTGGCGCGGTTGGCAATCTCGATAGCTTCGGCGGAGAAGTCCACAAGGATTGGGCGCGCCGCAAGCTAAGGGAACTCTATCCTGAGTTATCGCATATGGACTTTGAGCATGCGTGGTACGGACGCATCGCGATGACCGCCGACCATCTGCCGCGCGTCTCGCGCCTTGGACCCAACGCCGTGGGCATCTATGGCTACAGTGGCCGCGGCATTGGTCCCGGCACAGTGTTTGGCAAGGCAGCGGCAACCTGGGTCTCATCGGGAGACGAGAGCGCCTTTCCGTTACCGATCAAAGACCTCCACCATGAGCGTTTCTCAACCGTGAAAGCGCTCTACTACGAGAGCGGCGCGACTCTCGTTCATCTTGCCAAGGCCCGGGCTGCTGGCCGCGCCTCAACGCCGACGGGTGATCGATGA
- a CDS encoding NAD(P)-binding domain-containing protein, which produces MSVGIIGLGNMGAAIAEASIRAGHDLAVWNRTSERAQAFEGRAMVADSLGDLVAKADLLVWVLLDYETTEGVLRSSGIEGDMAGKTVVQLCSGTPEEARAFGKTVRALGADYLDGKIFTYPARVGDAMSRFAYSGDKAVYERSAKVLEAYGGRSAWLGADDGFAAAADLAWLSYLYGSMSGLFQGLAFTRAEGLPDDAVFGSVPSWLVEIDAEAAYSKQLVDRGDFHGSQAALDVHLAAMQHLLETARASGISHAFPAMIAEVFGEAVKRGYGDQEITGGLDVFCKP; this is translated from the coding sequence ATGTCCGTCGGTATCATTGGTCTCGGCAACATGGGCGCGGCCATTGCCGAAGCATCGATCCGCGCCGGTCACGATCTAGCGGTCTGGAACCGAACGTCCGAACGCGCCCAGGCGTTTGAGGGCCGCGCCATGGTCGCCGACTCCCTGGGCGATCTGGTCGCCAAGGCGGATCTTCTGGTCTGGGTCCTCCTGGACTATGAGACGACCGAAGGTGTGTTGCGGTCGTCGGGCATCGAAGGCGATATGGCGGGCAAGACAGTCGTCCAACTGTGCAGCGGCACGCCCGAGGAGGCGCGCGCCTTCGGCAAGACGGTCCGTGCTCTTGGTGCCGATTATCTTGACGGCAAGATCTTCACCTATCCGGCGCGCGTCGGCGACGCCATGTCGCGGTTCGCCTACTCCGGCGACAAGGCGGTCTATGAGCGAAGTGCCAAAGTGCTCGAAGCCTATGGCGGTCGCTCCGCCTGGCTTGGCGCCGATGACGGTTTCGCCGCCGCCGCCGATCTCGCCTGGTTGTCCTATCTCTACGGCTCGATGTCTGGTCTGTTTCAGGGACTTGCCTTCACCCGGGCGGAAGGCTTGCCCGACGACGCCGTCTTCGGTTCGGTGCCGTCCTGGCTGGTCGAGATTGATGCCGAGGCAGCGTACAGCAAGCAACTCGTCGACCGCGGCGACTTCCACGGCAGCCAGGCGGCACTCGATGTGCACCTTGCCGCCATGCAGCACCTGTTGGAAACGGCGCGGGCCAGCGGTATCTCCCATGCGTTTCCCGCGATGATCGCAGAGGTGTTCGGTGAGGCCGTGAAGCGCGGCTACGGCGATCAGGAAATCACTGGCGGTCTGGACGTCTTCTGCAAGCCCTGA
- a CDS encoding heme-binding protein, whose product MSGITESMALVALKAGLEKAAELGEPSSVSIVDAGGNLIAFARSDGAPFGVGDIAINKAYTSAAFQCRTEELYEDAQPGGDTYGVEVTGNTRPYVLFGGGIPIMRDGVCVGAVGVSGGPVSADLQISAAMAETLQG is encoded by the coding sequence TTGAGCGGAATTACGGAAAGCATGGCGTTGGTGGCGCTGAAGGCCGGCCTTGAAAAGGCGGCCGAGCTCGGCGAACCGTCCAGCGTCTCCATCGTTGATGCCGGCGGAAACCTAATCGCCTTCGCAAGGTCCGACGGCGCGCCGTTCGGCGTCGGCGATATCGCGATCAACAAGGCCTATACGTCAGCGGCCTTTCAGTGCCGGACGGAGGAGCTCTATGAAGACGCCCAGCCGGGCGGCGACACCTACGGCGTTGAGGTGACAGGCAACACGCGACCGTATGTGTTGTTCGGCGGTGGCATTCCGATCATGCGCGACGGCGTATGCGTCGGCGCGGTCGGCGTATCGGGCGGACCGGTCTCCGCGGACCTCCAGATCTCCGCTGCCATGGCCGAGACGTTGCAGGGCTGA
- a CDS encoding aldehyde dehydrogenase family protein, translating to MAENIADITSAATLLEARLPADGVAACFIDGRWHWPESGDTLTVENPSRRAPLAKIGRGTAREVDLAVDAATAAFPAWRALAASERGRMLTELGERLIADAEEVARLLAAETGNAIKTQSRGEVMGAAGVLKYYGGVSVEQKGETLPLGPGIFSYSTREPHGVVGSIIPWNSPLQLGAVKISMALATGNTLVLKPAEDAPLAVLRLVEMAADIFPPGVFNVVTGLGEEAGAALARHPGVAKVSFTGSSEVGKLIAHAAADRIANVTLELGGKSPCIVFPDAAEEPHLDQTVSGIINAMRFARQGQSCTAGSRLFVHRSVWDTIMPRVAEAAAAMKVGDALDPDADIGAVINGERYGAIRAYVAEAEASGAAFLTGATPPDDPPGYQPIPTVITGLDNTWRIAREEVFGPVLVAIPWDDEAEVVAMANDTHYGLAAFIFTRDAATIIRMSRAIDAGWVQVNQGGGQIPGMSYGGTKQSGIGSEYSIEGALEAYTFRKCVTIAVDP from the coding sequence ATGGCGGAGAACATCGCTGACATCACATCAGCCGCGACCTTGCTGGAAGCCCGATTGCCGGCGGACGGTGTTGCCGCCTGTTTCATCGACGGCCGCTGGCACTGGCCCGAGAGCGGCGACACGCTGACGGTCGAGAATCCCTCGCGCCGCGCGCCCTTGGCGAAAATCGGTCGCGGCACGGCGCGCGAGGTCGATCTTGCCGTCGACGCGGCGACCGCGGCCTTCCCTGCATGGCGGGCGCTGGCGGCAAGCGAGCGCGGCCGCATGTTGACCGAACTCGGCGAGCGCTTGATCGCCGATGCGGAGGAGGTGGCGCGACTTCTGGCGGCCGAGACCGGCAATGCCATCAAGACCCAGTCGCGCGGTGAGGTGATGGGCGCGGCCGGCGTGTTGAAGTACTACGGCGGCGTCAGTGTCGAGCAGAAGGGCGAGACGCTGCCGCTGGGGCCAGGCATCTTCAGCTATTCGACGCGCGAACCTCACGGTGTGGTCGGCTCGATCATACCCTGGAACTCGCCGCTGCAACTGGGCGCAGTCAAGATTTCGATGGCGCTTGCCACCGGTAACACGTTGGTCTTGAAACCGGCCGAAGACGCGCCGCTCGCGGTCCTGCGTCTGGTCGAGATGGCCGCCGATATCTTTCCGCCCGGGGTCTTCAATGTGGTGACCGGTCTGGGTGAAGAAGCCGGCGCGGCGCTGGCGCGTCATCCCGGCGTTGCCAAGGTCTCGTTTACCGGGTCCTCGGAAGTCGGCAAGCTTATCGCTCACGCCGCCGCTGACCGCATCGCCAATGTCACGCTGGAACTGGGCGGCAAGAGCCCGTGCATTGTATTCCCCGACGCGGCGGAGGAACCGCACCTCGACCAGACCGTCTCAGGCATCATCAACGCGATGCGCTTCGCCCGGCAGGGTCAATCGTGCACGGCGGGGTCGCGCCTGTTCGTGCACAGGTCGGTCTGGGATACGATCATGCCCCGGGTCGCTGAAGCGGCGGCGGCGATGAAGGTCGGCGATGCGCTTGACCCCGACGCGGACATCGGCGCGGTCATCAACGGCGAACGTTATGGCGCCATTCGCGCCTATGTTGCTGAAGCCGAGGCCAGTGGTGCGGCCTTTCTGACCGGCGCAACGCCGCCAGACGATCCGCCGGGTTACCAGCCGATCCCGACCGTGATCACGGGGCTCGACAACACTTGGCGCATCGCTCGCGAGGAGGTATTCGGCCCGGTCCTGGTCGCCATCCCCTGGGATGACGAAGCCGAGGTGGTCGCCATGGCGAACGACACCCACTACGGTCTCGCCGCGTTTATCTTCACCCGCGATGCCGCGACGATCATCCGCATGAGCCGCGCCATCGACGCCGGATGGGTGCAGGTCAACCAGGGGGGCGGTCAAATCCCTGGCATGTCCTATGGCGGTACCAAACAATCCGGTATCGGAAGCGAGTACTCAATCGAAGGCGCGCTGGAGGCCTACACCTTCCGCAAGTGCGTGACCATCGCGGTCGATCCCTGA
- a CDS encoding SDR family oxidoreductase: protein MNDVAKAIAGSVSAIIPDRFRDKVAIVTGGASGMGRAQAVRLAAEGASVAILDINDEGGRRTVDDINAAGGKAAYERTDVTSADQIEAGLAHVRERYGPANLLFNNAGTLVVSGYTDTTEEEFDRVMDTNVRSTFMVTKRVIPQLIEQSGGSIVIMSSVSAVRGFPLEAIYGVSKAAVQALMMNIAVEYREQGIRCNAVCPAFVNTPHGMREIDAFKALGIDWSDDDIRAAQLRICEPEDVSNVALFLASDDAGSLNGVAINVDNGWMAKA, encoded by the coding sequence TTGAACGACGTAGCAAAGGCGATCGCCGGGTCGGTGTCCGCGATCATACCGGATCGTTTCCGCGACAAAGTCGCCATTGTGACCGGAGGTGCCAGCGGCATGGGCCGCGCACAGGCCGTTCGCCTGGCCGCGGAGGGCGCTTCGGTGGCAATCCTCGACATCAACGATGAAGGCGGCAGAAGGACCGTCGATGACATCAACGCCGCAGGCGGAAAGGCGGCGTATGAGAGAACCGACGTGACCAGCGCCGATCAGATCGAAGCTGGCCTGGCACACGTGCGCGAGCGATACGGCCCCGCCAATCTGCTGTTCAACAACGCAGGCACGCTGGTGGTCAGCGGTTACACGGATACGACCGAGGAAGAGTTCGACCGCGTCATGGACACGAACGTGCGCTCGACGTTCATGGTTACAAAGCGGGTCATTCCGCAACTGATCGAACAGAGCGGTGGGTCGATCGTGATCATGTCGTCGGTGTCGGCGGTGCGCGGCTTTCCGCTGGAGGCCATCTACGGTGTGTCCAAAGCGGCCGTGCAGGCGCTCATGATGAACATCGCCGTCGAGTATCGCGAACAGGGCATTCGCTGTAACGCCGTCTGTCCGGCCTTCGTGAACACGCCGCACGGAATGCGTGAGATTGACGCCTTCAAGGCACTGGGAATCGATTGGAGCGATGACGATATCAGGGCCGCTCAGCTGCGCATCTGTGAACCGGAGGATGTTTCAAACGTCGCGCTGTTCCTGGCCTCCGACGACGCGGGGTCGCTGAATGGCGTGGCCATCAACGTCGACAACGGCTGGATGGCCAAAGCCTGA
- the mmsB gene encoding 3-hydroxyisobutyrate dehydrogenase yields the protein MKAVAFIGLGVMGLPMSKNLVARGLDVLGCDIAGPSRDALVAAGGRATAPEALSFDGCEAVITMLPEGAHVLDVYESTVFPLATPDMVLIDCSTIDVETTRSLATEAAAKGLAMIDAPVSGGHAAAGIGQLSFMIGGDDGAVARARPLLEEMGTKLQHFGASGAGQAAKACHNMICGITAMAVCEGYALSQALGLDAKQFHALCKGAAAQSWTLENRCPIPGVAANVPSSNDYQPGFAARLMAKDLRLAQTAAKAVGQETPFGAEAAQRFTDFAAGDDGDLDFSAYYRTLRPES from the coding sequence ATGAAGGCTGTTGCGTTTATTGGACTCGGCGTCATGGGCCTTCCCATGTCGAAGAACCTCGTCGCCAGGGGTCTTGATGTTCTTGGCTGCGATATCGCCGGGCCGTCCCGCGACGCCTTGGTGGCTGCCGGTGGACGTGCCACGGCGCCGGAGGCGTTATCGTTTGATGGATGCGAGGCGGTGATCACGATGCTGCCGGAAGGTGCTCATGTCCTTGATGTCTATGAAAGCACCGTCTTTCCTCTAGCGACGCCCGACATGGTGTTGATCGATTGTTCGACGATCGATGTTGAAACAACCCGATCGTTAGCCACCGAGGCAGCGGCCAAAGGGCTGGCGATGATCGACGCGCCGGTTTCCGGCGGCCATGCGGCAGCCGGGATCGGACAGCTGAGCTTCATGATTGGCGGCGATGATGGTGCGGTGGCCCGCGCCCGTCCGCTGTTGGAAGAGATGGGTACCAAGCTCCAGCACTTTGGCGCCAGCGGCGCGGGACAGGCGGCCAAGGCCTGTCACAACATGATCTGCGGCATCACGGCCATGGCGGTCTGTGAGGGTTATGCCTTGAGCCAAGCTCTGGGACTCGACGCCAAGCAGTTTCATGCCCTGTGCAAGGGCGCGGCGGCACAGAGCTGGACCCTGGAGAACCGCTGCCCGATCCCTGGCGTCGCGGCCAATGTGCCATCCAGCAACGACTATCAACCGGGATTCGCCGCACGACTGATGGCAAAGGATCTGCGCCTGGCTCAGACGGCGGCCAAGGCCGTTGGCCAGGAGACGCCGTTCGGCGCGGAAGCGGCGCAACGGTTCACGGACTTCGCGGCAGGCGATGACGGCGACCTCGACTTCTCGGCATACTATCGAACCTTGCGTCCGGAGAGCTAA
- a CDS encoding selenocysteine synthase yields the protein MTADRFGNRIDPSVGYARGALIRSSADEVRRLRHGQSLAGARVMDQGADSIGIFTGNSRAFPLVGDDVSVLCEEWIGPGLFKDRLRDVAVAHLGGGGDDDAAVFNRTSAGLVASVLALSDKRPVVSVVPDGDRSHASVMRGCRLAGVPLVEVEGSSDCADAIDKHRPGLVVVTTVTSALNRLDDARSESAVAAANEGGAVTLLDEAYGARLRPVLHDGAPGLSLGADLSITNADKAGLAGPRAGVMAGSTDALIPVVAQAAELGMEARAPVAAGAMRSLESFDPTMLLDEARDGRAIADVLAGMFGEDVVQRSDLGPMIDEEDVHAIVMARADIERTAIVPAEMTAALGMLLLRDHGVLTTNSHGQPGGRVSLRLKPTPGAVARVGGAAVLGDAVSSAIDVVAEKIGDPGWFARLMFGDDA from the coding sequence ATGACCGCAGACCGCTTCGGCAACCGGATTGATCCGAGCGTCGGTTACGCGCGAGGCGCGCTGATCCGATCCAGCGCCGATGAGGTCAGGCGACTGCGCCATGGACAGTCGCTCGCCGGCGCGCGGGTAATGGATCAAGGCGCCGACAGTATCGGCATCTTCACCGGTAACTCCCGCGCATTCCCGCTGGTTGGTGATGACGTCTCGGTGCTGTGCGAAGAGTGGATCGGCCCTGGTCTCTTCAAGGACCGGCTGCGCGACGTGGCAGTCGCGCATCTTGGCGGTGGTGGTGACGATGATGCTGCCGTCTTCAATCGGACCAGTGCCGGTCTTGTGGCCTCCGTCTTGGCGCTTTCAGATAAGCGGCCTGTTGTATCGGTCGTGCCGGACGGTGATCGTTCACATGCCTCGGTCATGCGCGGTTGCCGCCTGGCCGGGGTGCCGTTGGTGGAGGTCGAGGGATCGTCGGATTGTGCCGATGCCATTGATAAACATCGGCCGGGCCTTGTCGTCGTGACCACGGTAACGAGCGCGCTGAACCGACTTGACGATGCGCGTAGCGAGTCTGCGGTGGCGGCAGCCAACGAGGGTGGCGCCGTCACCTTGCTGGATGAAGCCTACGGCGCAAGGCTGCGCCCGGTACTGCATGACGGGGCGCCTGGTCTTTCCCTGGGCGCCGATCTCTCCATCACCAACGCGGACAAGGCCGGGCTCGCCGGACCGCGGGCCGGTGTCATGGCTGGATCGACGGACGCCCTGATACCGGTCGTTGCGCAGGCGGCAGAGCTTGGCATGGAAGCCCGCGCACCAGTCGCCGCAGGCGCCATGCGTTCGCTCGAGTCCTTCGACCCCACGATGCTGCTGGACGAGGCGCGCGACGGCCGCGCCATTGCCGACGTCTTGGCCGGCATGTTCGGAGAGGATGTCGTGCAACGGTCGGACCTTGGACCCATGATCGATGAAGAGGATGTCCATGCGATCGTGATGGCGCGTGCCGATATCGAGCGCACCGCCATTGTACCGGCGGAGATGACGGCGGCCCTGGGCATGTTGCTGTTGCGTGACCACGGTGTCCTGACCACCAACTCGCACGGCCAGCCGGGCGGGCGCGTATCGCTCAGGCTGAAGCCGACGCCCGGCGCGGTCGCACGCGTCGGTGGCGCCGCCGTGTTGGGCGATGCGGTAAGCAGCGCCATCGATGTCGTCGCGGAAAAGATCGGCGATCCCGGATGGTTCGCAAGGCTGATGTTTGGGGACGACGCATGA
- a CDS encoding sulfatase-like hydrolase/transferase yields the protein MWMVSDHQPHGNRGRTAMSFAVQSRMAREGTRFVQARTVLPVCSPARAPMLTGVYPHRHGLTENDGRFGGRAELDRDAWLVHHPLTEAGYRCAWFGKWHLDQQRSAQAYGFEGFSLPGYGYPYSSPAYRDYLDRAGITTPVARVEMPGESGRQIGSKIALVEMDDWFDFEAGVSRLDGPAEAHEAYFVASLASDWIRAIGDEPFFLRVDPWGPHPPYLLAPPYCAAIDQIDGQADLPLNVTMCLERRPAHHRSYRDYWQNMLRLHREGWRCMGAAALAHAALVEAALATVLEALDESGVADDTIVIFTADHGDAVASNGGVANKGGLMVEETMRVPLLIRGLGFEPGDVCDTLVSNMDIAPTILEFCGLSCGADMDGQSLVGIANGDTTSRRQGLLTEHYGLHERVVQRAFYEDHWKLVAQQDGFQELYNLETDPYEMNNLADSPAQIETLRHMRSGLVEAAIASDDKEIGLFKNLDTEHSS from the coding sequence GTGTGGATGGTGAGCGATCATCAGCCGCACGGTAATCGCGGCCGCACAGCTATGTCATTTGCCGTGCAATCCAGGATGGCGCGAGAGGGAACACGTTTTGTGCAGGCGCGCACGGTGTTGCCGGTTTGCAGTCCGGCTCGCGCTCCCATGCTGACCGGTGTTTACCCACACCGCCACGGCCTGACCGAAAACGATGGGCGCTTTGGCGGCCGCGCCGAACTGGACCGAGATGCCTGGCTGGTTCACCATCCACTGACAGAAGCCGGATACCGGTGCGCTTGGTTCGGCAAGTGGCATCTTGATCAGCAGCGCTCGGCGCAAGCGTATGGTTTCGAGGGCTTTTCCCTTCCAGGCTATGGATATCCCTATAGCTCGCCGGCTTACCGGGACTACCTGGACCGCGCCGGGATCACGACACCCGTAGCTAGGGTTGAGATGCCGGGCGAGTCCGGGCGCCAGATTGGTTCCAAGATCGCCTTGGTCGAGATGGACGACTGGTTCGATTTTGAAGCCGGCGTTTCTCGTCTCGATGGCCCCGCCGAAGCACACGAAGCCTATTTTGTTGCGAGCTTGGCATCGGATTGGATTCGCGCAATCGGTGACGAACCCTTCTTTTTGCGGGTCGACCCTTGGGGTCCGCATCCGCCTTACCTTCTGGCACCTCCTTACTGTGCGGCGATCGATCAGATCGATGGCCAAGCGGACCTGCCGCTCAACGTGACGATGTGCCTTGAGCGACGTCCCGCGCATCACCGGTCCTATCGCGATTACTGGCAGAACATGTTGCGTTTGCATCGCGAGGGTTGGCGGTGCATGGGCGCCGCGGCCCTCGCGCACGCTGCGTTGGTTGAGGCCGCGCTGGCAACCGTTCTTGAGGCCCTCGACGAAAGTGGCGTGGCCGACGATACGATCGTCATCTTCACGGCCGATCACGGTGATGCGGTGGCATCAAACGGTGGCGTCGCCAACAAGGGCGGTCTTATGGTTGAAGAAACCATGCGCGTGCCACTGTTGATCCGCGGGCTCGGGTTTGAGCCGGGAGATGTGTGCGATACGCTCGTGTCGAATATGGATATTGCTCCGACAATTCTGGAGTTCTGCGGGCTGAGTTGCGGGGCCGATATGGATGGTCAAAGCCTGGTCGGAATCGCCAACGGGGATACAACATCCAGGCGCCAAGGTCTGTTGACGGAGCACTATGGGCTCCATGAGCGCGTCGTGCAGAGGGCATTCTATGAGGACCACTGGAAACTCGTCGCCCAGCAGGATGGTTTTCAGGAGCTATACAACCTCGAAACCGATCCCTACGAAATGAACAACCTGGCCGACTCTCCGGCTCAGATCGAGACGCTGCGGCATATGAGATCGGGTCTCGTTGAGGCTGCGATCGCAAGCGACGATAAGGAGATTGGTCTCTTCAAGAATCTAGATACGGAACATTCGTCATGA